GATGGGGCCCcgagtaacctggtctagtggaaggggTCCCTACCTAGGGTAGGGGGGTTGAaactagataatctttaaggtcccttctaacccaaaccatcccatgatTCGATGAACACATTATAGTGTTCATACAGGATGTGAACATAAAACCTCCATCTAACAGGCAGATGGGAGGCTGAGTAGAAGTGTGACTTCTCTCAGTAAGCTTCAGCCAGCCATTTTACTAGGAAGGGAAATGTTCTTGGAGTTGCAGATACTAGACAGATGGACAGAAACTCAATGCTAAAATAGCTTGTTATCATCTGAACGGGCCCAAAAGTGAGGGTACTTTATTTTGTGACAGGTTTTGAGCACAGACATATCTCAATGTGTGGATTCATGCCTTGAGACTTAGCTTCACCAATATCTCATTCTAGGTTTAACTACCAGACTCTGAACAGGCTATTCAAGTCACACATTAATcatttaaacttaaaaaaaaaacatgagtCTGCAAGAGAGTTAATGTGTTACTTCCAAAACTAACTAAAATTTTGGAGTCCTGATCCTCTACGGTATATATTTAGAAGGCGGCGTGATTCCTATTCAAATTTGCAGTCTGTCTGATCATGGTTTGAAAGTTTTGATACACATATTGAAAAGTGCAAAGTTTATAAACTGACAGGTTGTCTAAAAGAACATATTGCTTCTTTAAGAACAGGTACAGCATTTCTTAGAAGAACCAGAGGTGAACAAGTCTATGGAATTTCAGAATCTACATTAAAAGTCCCATTAGGAAAGGCTGAAGTAAAATTCTGCTTGGCTTTAAGTGGCTGAAAGTGTGTGATAAAAAGCACAGACTGGATGAGCAAAATTTCATTTCTATTGCTAGAGCTGTTACAAAAATCAAACCATGAACTGGGAGAAGTCACATGGCTGGGCACTTGTAACCAATTTTTGAGatgataaaagaaaacttaacttTAGACACTTTGACAGCTCTTCTGTGggtataatttattttcaggtttttttttataaaaccaCTTAGAAGTTGAGAAAGAGGAAAGCTTGTACTTCTCCTACTTATGGTAAAAAAAGAAGACATTGAGTTGCTGGTTCTAAAGTATTAACAGACGTGATTGGAATTACTCAATTCAGTAACTAGCAGAAATGCTTCTGTGTAATAAATAAGTTACAATAATTGCACAATTTGCTTTATACTAAAAGTTTTGCTTATCTTTGTTCTGATGGGcctaatgtattttattttataagaaATGCTAATTTCATGCATTCATAATGAATTCTCAATTTACATTGAAAAGCAAGTTGAAACAAATAAAAGCTATAGACTGAATTAGCTATTAAATATTTACCATTTTAACATAATGGAAAAACTAGAATATAAAAAAATGGAAGTTAAGCTTTGTAATGGTGTAAATATGAAAATAGTCTGTACTACTGCAGAGAAAAATTTAGTGTAAAGATTAAATAAATTGTGAGTTAACAAGCTATCTTGTTTACCAgccaataaaaattaattttctttaggaaaatatCTGAGCAAATGCAAAACAGGGTGAAAGCTGATGATTTAAAGACAGGTTTCTAGCTGCTGTTTTGATTGTAGTCAATAATTTAAGCTTACAGTGATTCTCAGGGGAAGTTTTCCTGCGGGATGGAGCTCAGATCATGAAGATTCACTAGAACTGCTCCTGAAGTCTTGGCTCGCCAGCCTGGCAGTGAGGCAATACAGCAAGGCAGGGTCCTTCATTCAGGCTTTTTGGTCTGAGCAGGAGTGAGCCGTTCCCTCTGCCATCTGAGACTTTTCCCAAGTCAGCATTAACTCATCTGGCACTGTGGGCTGGTCCAGAAGAAAGCACACGCTCTGCTTCTATTCCTTTCATAAGAGACTCTTGTGTTAGCTCTGTAGTATTGAAAATTATAGGGATGAATGATGAAAACTGCACTTTGGGCtgttttacattctttcagTACCATTTAGTGTGATGGCTGTTGACTTCTCCCTGCTGCTATACTTAGAAAGGGGAGTAGGAAGGAGATGAGTGTTAGTATTACGGGTTATGacacaaaaacataaaaaagaaaGTCTGTTCTTATTTCTCTTTGGTATCCTTTGGGGACCTGCAGTGTTTAGAAAAAGCTCCTGTTCCACCACAGGAACTTAGGAAAATGGGTACCAAACTTTGTTTATACTCTAGTACTACATATGGCCGTACAAGGTGGGTGGGTAACTAGGACACAGAGCTTTTTCCTCCACTGAGCTTAGTTTCCCACCACTAGATAAACTTCAAGTAGGTTGCCTGTTGGAATTACTATTCCTTATACGTCAGCACTTGGATTAAACATAGAAAAATATCAGAAGCTTCCTCTGCATTCATCAAATAAaaatccatgggaaaaaaacctgtataaTGCCCCAGAAGAAATCTAAATTAATTAAAGTCACCCCCTACAGAGAACTTGGGCTCTGTTTATTTTCAACAAACTATTACAggttttgcaatatttttctgaaagtttTTCACAAACATTCCTACTTCCTCTCATTCCAGGCCAGGGCTGAACTGCCGGGATGGAGGAATTCTTTGGACCTGACCTTTAGTCATGAGAGACAGAGGTGCTCAGGCCCAGTAAAACTATAGCATTTTACAGATCTATTAAATCTACAGATTTAAAGCTGCAATGTGAACTAAAAAACTAAAGAGTTGTGCAAACTATGCCACTAAAAGATGTATCAAAAGAGTCCAATGCAGTGTAAGTATGACATCTTCCAAGCatgggaaagaaatggaaagttgCTTCAATAGGCAACACCATGTCTTGACTGCAAAGCCTCTGTTGCACATCTCATCCTTTTCTTCCCACCTCCCACAGACACAACTCAGAGCCTTCCATGTGCAGCGCAGCACCCCAACCTCTGCCTCCTGTCAGCCTCCCAGCACCTCATGGTTGCACAGGATCAACCCTGCAGGTCCTTCACCTGCTTTGCTGTAGCCAGAATTCCAGGGTAAAGCCACCAGCAGAAGCTGTGATTGGGAACATCTCTGATGTGCTGGGAAGCTCTGTGCATCCAGGAGCGTCTCTTGGGGTATGACACCAGCACCTGCTCGCTCTCCTGCCTATAGATTCTCTCTGTGAAGGACAGTTTCAGTGCAATGGTAACAactcaagaaaacaaaatgcctTGTATCTTTCAGTGGAAAACAGGGGCTGTCAGGACAGTTTCTCTTCCTGCCTTCTTTACATTCACCCCCAATTAATGTCTGCAGCTCTAAAggagccctgtcccctccccctCATTCCCACTATAAACTAAAACTCAGATACTGCAAGTACACAGAGGGATTTTCAGATTTCCACCCACATAAGCAGCTACTTGGCACATATGATGCACATGTGAAATTAGTTCACAAGGGCCAGGGCAGGCACCCACATCTCCATTTCTAGCTCTACTGAGCTTACATTTTATCATTCATTtgatttcaaagcaaaaaatacaCAACTTACTTAACTTCACAGAGGAAGAAACCTCAGCAAAGcatcttttttcccctggcaGGGTTGGGTTACAGCTCCCCCACTCCCACCCACGCAGCTGAACCCAGTGCCGGGTCAGCCTGAGAGCTGTGAGGAAATCAAATGCACATGTCAGCATcccctctcctgctccagccacgAACCATCCCAGAACCAGAAGACATGGCAGGAAGTGGTGTACTAGCTGTGTCTTTTCTCGGATGAACTGTACAGCAAAGCTGTGTTCACTCAGCCTGATGAAAGTTTTGGAAAGGCAGTACTCTAAAGGTTCCCAGCACGGAGTTTTCGCACCAAAGTTCAGAGCTCTGGGATACACAGCCAAGAGCTTAAGTGtaacaaaattaatattaatgcTCATTAAAAGTGGACAATAAATATGTCCTTAAAGGAAATTATGCCAGTCTGATTAAGCAAGTGCTAATTAACAAATATAACTGATTGCAAGTCTAAAAAAAATGCTATATTATTTCCATCTATAAGAATAATAGTTTCCACAGAGAACTTTCCTCCTTGGATTCCTCCCCCCTTCTCACTTGCTTACTTAAACAAAACACATGAATACTCAGCATAATACCATCATCTGCCTCACTCCAAtagtttttatttaaagtttaTCTGGATACTTGTTTCCTTACAAAAGTTTCCTGTATTCCCTATGTTGCTGAAGAATAGTATCTGTCATTTAAGACTGCATTTCACCATCATTTCCACACACAGCTTTAAGtacaaaaaaaaggaacaacTAGTCAAAGTTACAAATATGCTACTGTCTTGTTAAGAGATGCAagagaataatttttattttaatttatccTATTTCAGTGAAGTGCAATGctcaaagtgaagaaaaaactAACCATGCAGCTTGTAAACATGAGCTACAAATCACTCATAAAGCTGGCAAGCAGAGGAGTCATGTAGTCAACTTCTGAAGTTATTTTGCCACTAATAAAGCAGAGGCAAGAGCCTTCTTTCACTAGCTTTACGCTAGTTGTATTTGGCTTCTTTTACTAAGAATCTAAGAGGAAGTAACAATTTATAACCCAGGGTAAATCAAAGCAAAATGACATTTTGATAAACACTAGAGCTTATCAATCACAAGGAGACACTGTATTAGATTGCTGAGGAATTCCAGAGCTGCTTGAGTGGttctggcagagcagagccaaggGTCTCTAGGAAAAGCCATGGCTAGCTGAGGGCAGGTGGCGCAGCACCACAGCCTGGCACCGAGAGTGCCAGCTGCCCAGCAACATCTATGAGTAGCCAGAGTATTGCTAGAAACACATCCAGGAAGCAGAGaacaaaagggaaaggaaactgAAGACCAACTTGTGCTAGGAAACCTCAGCATAAGAGACACACATTGGGCTGCCAATTTCTTCTGAACAGCATTGCTGGGAGTCGAGTGTCTGCATCAGACTGGTTTTCAGACTGATGAAAACTGAACTTATGTTTATAACCAAGATGATAGCTCTGTTAGAATTTTTCCCTAATAGTATGTTTTGGCACTGAAAACAGAAAGGCAAAGAGATCATGAGATGATACATCCTATTAACACACCTACTGCTTGTTCAGAAGTGTCAGGTTTTTGTTAAGGAAGGTGGGAAGACTGCAACATTTCAGGTCTACGTACACAGTTGAAGCATTAAACCTCTTCTGCATATAACAGAGTAGATAATGAatatgccagaaaaaaaaaggcaaatggtgaaataaagctgaaaatttACCTTTGCTTCTGTTTGTAAACAGATGCAGGAGGAACCAGACAAGCATAGTATTTGGTAGTCTGCATAATTACAACAGATGTCTATGTTGGATAAAGTGGCCTGTATAGCAGTTACAGAGGTAGTCTAACATagataaataaaatcaaaacagctACTTATCAATTTGCTTATGAAGAAGGAGAAGACAGTTTATCTGGTGTTTAATATTTATAGCTCTACTTACAGCAATATTCATTGCACCCTTGAAAGAAATTCAGATCTACTACCTTAAGCAAAATGGGCTTCAAAAAACTGGATGTCAGACTATACAAATAAAGTATTAGTTTAGGCATAGTAGACTTTATTTTGGCACTTTAACAAATGCTTTATTTTACAGCAGTGGCACAGCATTTGccagaaattttcttttcttggcaCAGTTATTTCAAGCAGTTATTTTACTAATTGAAGTTCACTAAATATTGCACAAGATATACCTGTTAAATTCTTACCCTGTTTTTACTTGCTGAACTTGTATGGCTTTGAAAAACTTGCCAGTTAAGTATAAGTAAAAAgcaatatattaaatattttagcaCAGGATAGCATTTGTTGGTTCCTAAATGACCACTGAACTTGGGACAGCAACAAGAACAAGTTGCACAACTCTTATCTGAAGAGCTACCAGATCTTATTTACAATACATTGCCATTTCTGAAAAGCACTTCAGCTTGACATCCTGAACACCTGTATTTTGGGaatctcaaaaataaaaagcacgGAGATCAACAGAGCAGAAGACGAAGCCGTTTGTCTGTTACAAAGCATAATATAAGGAGGCAGACTATCGCCTTCTCCCTGTGTCCCTCTATCCAGCACCTATCTAAGGACTAAGCAACAGACACTTCTCTCTTCTACCTCGAATACTTCTTTCTTCACTTATGAAGATATTCCACTTGTCTCAACTCTTCTGCTGGAGTCTGAGAAGAATAAAGCAAAATTCTTCAAAAGgacagggaaaaaacaaacacgaGCAACAAATCAAAAACAAATACACACAGTAAATGAACTGGGGTACTCCTTTGAATTTTACAGTAGGGAAAGCAACATTTGCAGGAAGAACAGGCCTGTGTCAACACTGCCATTAAACATAATGCAAAAGTCGAATGTCTCACAGCTAATACACCAGATGCAAGACTTCTCTCTGCCACCTTAGCACAATAAGGTGTGAGGATCTGGTGTGAGGATCACCCTGATCAACAGCCTTTCTTTTTTGGTCTGGATTTTTAAGATCTACTAGATGTACTCTGTGACATTAAAACATAAGCAAACAGACATAAAATGAAAGAACATACAAAAGTATATCACAATAGAATTCTCAGTATCAGGCCACATGATTTATTCAGTAGTGTTTATGTTCCCAAATTACAATTATGTCTATCCATGTAAGACTACAAAAGTTACCATTAGAATTGTCTGTGCTTATAAAATACcaacattttcttttactgttATATACTCATTAACACCAGTCTGCAACGAGTCACATGTAATCATAGGCACTTCAAAGGCTTTAAAGACGTTTACAActtaaatgcagttttaaagaacaaaaatttAAACCTCTACTTGTACCTTCAAATTGCAAATAATTAACAAATACAGTGGCCATAGAAATCTGCAGCAACTTCTCAAAATACTGTTAGAGTCTTTGGGTTTGCTTAGGTTTGTCAGTAGCTTACTACAAATCTTTCTTACAGGAGATTTGTTTAGTAAGAATATGACTATGCAGTTTGTAGTAATAATCCAATTTACACATTAATTTGCTGTTACAAATCTCACTGAAGCTACAGGTATGCTGAGAAACAATGGAAAGTGTAAAATTGATATTCTGACACTTAAATTTATACAAAGTGGAGGTTGAAGTTTACATAgctgaaaaattacatttacacTAAAAGTTACTGTTATCTGAATTATCTGAAGACAAATTGCACCATGACAACTacaaaaaggcatttttttggAAACAgataaattaatgaaataaaaactaaCTTGTAAGATCAATCTGAGACATGCTGACCAAAATTAAACAACTTTCATTGAACCATAGGATAAAACaataattttcattatatttatgcataaagttttaaaaatcattcaGTGAACATCAATGGTTTTATAAAATAATGCTTTGCCACTGTTATTCACAGAACACTGCAAATGTTAAggtttaattttacatttttaaacgAATATGTGAAAAGTTTTAAATACAATGGGGTTTTATCATAAAGGTGCCATAACGGctctttaatgaaaaaaaaacttcattatTCTAtgcaaaagctttatttaaaaaagttCAGTGATCTCATAAATAGAGACACTAAATAGGAATTTTATGCATAAAACTCCTTAGTTGGTGCCTTTTGATAAGCAGCACAGGATGGTTTACGTTCACCAAGGTCGTAACTGCCTTCATCCTTCTTTCTCATGCGATACACCAGCAGCAGGATAAGGAAGATTGCAAAAAGGAAACCAATAACTCCGCCAGCAATAACAGCTGTAATCAAAGAAACAGAGATTCACAATATGCCAGTAAAACAAGCTTAGCACCATACTCCTTTTTCATCTCACACAGTAAGTTTGCTATTATTTTCAAATTGCAGGAAAGGGCTCCCATTATGCAACTGTCTTCATTATTAGTATCCTGAAATATACTGTCAGAAAGCTTGTTTGCATTCATGAAGGCAATCATTTAAAATGACATTCCACTTAAAAGTCAGAGATCCAACAACCCAGTTTTAAAAGAGTTATTAAAGTTTTTTTCAAAACCTCAACTAAGAAGACCACTAGTACTGCCAGAGCATAAAGCTGTCTTTCAAACTCATTTTTCAACAGTTACATTTTCAACATTAAAAGATTTTGTTACCCTAGCTAAGAAATGGGCTTTAACTTTTCTCTGTCAGTTTTCACTCTGACTCTATGCTGAAATAAACTTCCTGTTGATCAATAAAGGGAGAGAACACTTCGCTCATTTATGAGTGTCAACTCCCAACCAGACTTCAAGAGGAAACCCACACGCTTCCACTGATGTGGATTTAAGGTTATTTCATATTTTGATGCTCATAGGAAGATGTGGTCCAAAACTACATGACTTTCAGGGCTCCCAACTCCCTTTCCAAATACATGGAGGGAAAGTATACCTGTAAACACTGTCCTTAGgccaaaaaaaatctcacaggTAGTGAAAACATTGGTGGCCAGCTTGTGCGCCTCCCTGGGTTATGCATAGATATAGACCCTCTTTATCTTAAGGGATTTCTGTACCCTAATGGATTGTGCCTATCCGTCCCCTTCCATCCAACCATGAGCTCCTCCCAAGCAACATTCCTCTGCACCAGATTGACCAGATAACAATGTGCTCTTGGGAGGTGAGAAATACATTTCTTCATTACAAGCATCAATCAAATTCCATCTCCTTTTCTACGCTGTGAAAGCTCCAAATACTCAGCCAGCAGTGTTCAACTTGTGGGCATCAAATCAATTAGCAACAGACTTCACTATTAAGTATTTCCCCAAGATGCCAAATTTATTCTCATCAAATCAACCACTGGCTACCCACTATGAATGTGCTTAGTACTAATGTGTTTAACAGTATGAATCTGACGAGTAAACTCAGATGTTGAGCTTGCATTATTTGATACAGATcctctctgttttctcttttatttctggTGAGATAGACCTTGGCAAACACTGCCTCACCTGCCAGAACTTCTGTTCTCTGGAAGAGGTTTTCTGAATGCTTCTGAGTGAACACGTCAGTGTCATCCCCTGGCTCATCGCTCTTTTTCTTGGCATCCAGCTCAGGCCTTTCCTCTTTATCAATTTCTTCAGGTGACTGtgacacaaaaaagaaaactgagcaTTGCTTACAGAGAGGGCAGACCAGAAGTTGGCAGAGTCACTGGCTGCCGTGGGCAGTCACGTAGCTGTGGCTCCACACACATACCAACACAATACCAACACAACACATAGGAAGCTTTTAGAGCACAGAAGGCTGGTCTAGACATTGTAATTGGATCTATTTATTGTCATCATGTCAGAATGAAAAACACTGCCCATAAGTTTAAAACCTCCGAAAGTACATTTAGCAAACAGCTCTTAATATTGCCTGTGTTTATTACAGTAACAGCCTCTGAAAGAAATAACAACTCTGAAATTAACAAATCAGATAATGTTATATGCAGAACACCTTTAAGAGTAACTTAGACAGTATCATCTATGGTGGTAGAAGGAAATACTAAAATACTAAACGGAACCTACAGAGTGTTCAAACTACAGCCAAACCATACAGCATTCTCCTTTGAGAAGGAAAGTTTCACGAAGAATTTCTGAGTAACTCtttgagaaatataaaaaatgtaCAACTCAGACTCAAAGGTATCATGATACATTATTTTGCATCTCTCCTTTCATTTGAAATCCAGATGCTGCCATACAGACTTTCTAGTaggaatgaaaacaaacagCTCTGTAGTCATTTAGCAGGCTGTAGAAGTAAGTAAAGTTTAGGGGTGCTTTTTAATCCATATAAATAGAACACTTAACATCAAACCGTCAAGAATGTACAGCAGAATAATTCTAAACGGTCTTGCTATCCAGCCACGCACCTTTGTTTGTGCAGGCATCTTGGTCTGCATTTTCACTGTGGTGGTCTCAGCCCTGGATGCATCACTAGTTGTCGGTAACTTTGGAACTGTTCTGGATGTTGTTATCACTGCACTATCCTCATCTTCTTCGGCACCTGGAGACAAAATGTAACACTTCATTGACCTGTGAAATTCTTTCAGACCAATTACATTTTTTGTTATGACACCACCAAGGTAGAGATGGTTGCACAGCCCACCCTAGGCAAGGGGCCTAGATGACAATGCCTACTAAGATAAAGATGTGTGTACAAACTTTGCACCCAAACTCTCAGGGGGATACTTGCCCCAAGGGATCCCATGAAAAAGGAAGGGAGTGCATCAGCTGCTATAAGTAGGAACCAGGAAATTACCATGACACTTTTCAAACAGAAGAACCCTTCCTGAAAAGAGATATGAAAAAAGCTTTAACACTTGCAATAGGGGCAGAAAGTCTGCAGTGAAAGCAGCAGCCATCAGGCCTGTTTGACATGGGCAGACCCCAGTGCCATGGATTCTGATATGGTCCCACGGCATcaggggctctgctggagcttgGCAGTGTCACTCCCCACCCTGTGGTTACCCTCAGCAGCTACCTCCAGCTTCCCCAAAGCCACTGTGGATGGGGCATCCCCAGAACCCACACCCTGGGGTGCAGAGTCTCCTCCTGGGCGTGGCAGGAGGTGTTGGTGGGGCCCCAGGCTCATACAGGGGTACCCAAGTCTCCAACAGCAAGGGTGTGTGGACAGAGGGTCCTGTACACTCAGATAAGGGGAGCTTACACACCCATGGCCTGTGAGATGGGTGGCTGTGTGCACATGACACACACTGGATCAGTTACAGAAAGTGATTTAGAAATTTATAGTTGCTTGTTACCATTTTATAAATGGTAGTACTATGGTTGTCTGTTGAACTGTTGATATTAAGCCTAAAGGTATAGTTCAGTGATTGCTAGTTAATTACATACCATAAATAAATCAATACACTTCTTTATCCTTACATAAACCATATGAACTGAACAGTTTTTGCCAGTCACATACTGCTTCAACAGAATTTCTCTTCTACAGCACACCTGCTGAATTCTAAAAACTAAGCAGTTTCTACCTACGGGAAGATTATTACTACTTTATGTTTCAGTCACTAGGAATTCACATGGTTTTAAACTCCACATAATTCAGAAGCCCTTTTCTTTTGAACTGAGTAAGAGGACAAAAAACTCCCTAAAGATTAccttaaatttaatttcctcCACATTCAAAGCCCTGCTGAAGCATGAAGGCTCCTTTAGAATAAGGTAATGGACATGTCTAATAAATATCTTTTAGTGATAATGAAAGGAAGAAGACACAGGAAAGAGACTAAATTATTAGCAAGgcctgaaagaggaaaaaaaaagaattgacCCATTTTTGGACCACTCCTTAGGAATCTCAATGTGTTCTGCTCGTTACAAGCACCGGTTACCCAAGTAACCCTTGGGTAATAAATCTAGCAAATGTGCATAAGAATAGTTCCTAACAAATAAAATGCTCCTACAACAGAACAGTATGACTCACTCATTccaaactgattttttaatttatttttttaaagaaagaagacAGGCTGAAAATATGAGCACAATAATGATGCTTTGAACTCATGATCAAGAATTACATATATTTGGCATTTAAAAGAGGAGCATTAACAAGACAACAACTAAAACAATCTCTGTATGGTAGAAAGGAAAATTTagaatcattaaaaaaagataCTGGCACAGAATAGtactaggaaaaaaactttCAGAGATACCAAAATTACAACACAACTTCTAGAATGAAGACCTCACAACAAGAATCAGGTATTTTCCTGAAATACAACTCAAAGATCAAAAAATCAACATCCTGCTTCAAAACAGAGGTGTGGAAAGGCATCCAGCAGGAAAATTTTTCTGGCTCTGATTCAAGAGTTTTCTTTGAGAAATAATGGCTCACTGGATAGCTCAACCTACTTTATCTTCTGAAGTTCCTCCATATTACACAAAGCTTTCCCAGgcaaggaaattaaaattgaTTATCAGATTAGAGATCTGATAAAACATATCTTCAGAGtacagaaatgtattttcttctttttatgaAATGAAAAGTCCTACTTAATCACAACTGCTCCTGCAAATCTCTAAATGCCACCTTTGCCTCAGGCAATAGTTGTGTCTGCCAGACACAATGGAGAGCATTACAGTCTGAACCTCTTTGGCTAAGAAGGATGCAGATCCACGTTCTCTCAAAAAATAGGCAACTAATCTAATCCCTGGACTAGTGACTAGATTTGCACCAC
This sequence is a window from Anomalospiza imberbis isolate Cuckoo-Finch-1a 21T00152 chromosome 1, ASM3175350v1, whole genome shotgun sequence. Protein-coding genes within it:
- the SDC2 gene encoding syndecan-2, whose product is MRGVWLALTVSFVACASGQPRADLTSDKDLYLDNSSVEEASGVYPIDDDDYSSGSGSGAEEDEDSAVITTSRTVPKLPTTSDASRAETTTVKMQTKMPAQTKSPEEIDKEERPELDAKKKSDEPGDDTDVFTQKHSENLFQRTEVLAAVIAGGVIGFLFAIFLILLLVYRMRKKDEGSYDLGERKPSCAAYQKAPTKEFYA